One part of the Streptomyces lydicus genome encodes these proteins:
- the dcd gene encoding dCTP deaminase produces the protein MLLSDKDIRAEIDAGRVRIDPYEESMVQPSSIDVRLDRYFRVFENHRYPHIDPAVEQPDLTREVVPEGDEAFILHPGEFVLASTYEVISLPDDIASRLEGKSSLGRLGLLTHSTAGFIDPGFSGHVTLELSNVATLPIKLWPGMKIGQLCMFRLTSPTEHPYGSERYGSRYQGQRGPTPSRSFMNFHRTRV, from the coding sequence GTGCTTCTCTCAGACAAGGACATCCGGGCCGAGATCGATGCTGGTCGGGTGCGTATCGACCCCTATGAAGAGTCGATGGTGCAGCCGTCCAGTATCGACGTGCGCCTCGACCGGTACTTCCGGGTGTTCGAGAATCACCGGTACCCGCACATCGACCCCGCCGTCGAGCAGCCCGATCTGACCCGTGAGGTCGTTCCGGAGGGGGACGAGGCGTTCATCCTGCACCCGGGCGAGTTCGTGCTGGCCTCGACGTACGAGGTGATCAGCCTGCCGGACGACATCGCGTCCCGGCTGGAGGGCAAGAGCTCGCTGGGGCGGCTGGGGCTGCTGACGCATTCGACCGCCGGCTTCATCGACCCGGGGTTCAGCGGGCACGTGACGCTGGAGCTGAGCAATGTCGCCACGCTGCCGATCAAGCTGTGGCCGGGCATGAAGATCGGGCAGCTGTGCATGTTCCGGCTGACGTCGCCGACCGAGCACCCCTACGGCAGTGAGCGGTACGGCTCCCGCTACCAGGGGCAGCGCGGCCCGACGCCGTCCCGGTCGTTCATGAACTTCCACCGGACGCGGGTCTGA
- a CDS encoding phosphoribosyltransferase, producing MRENLTYERFGGAIRELAQTIADDGYEPDVVLSIARGGVFVAGGLAYALDCKNIHLVNVEFYTGVGTTLEMPVMLAPVPNAIDFSEKKVLIADDVADTGKTLKLVRDFCLETVAEVRSAVIYEKSQSLVKCEYVWKRTDDWINFPWSVEPPVVRREGQVLDA from the coding sequence GTGCGGGAAAACCTGACGTACGAGCGGTTCGGCGGGGCGATCCGTGAGCTGGCGCAGACGATCGCCGATGACGGGTACGAGCCCGACGTCGTGCTGTCGATCGCGCGCGGCGGTGTCTTCGTCGCGGGTGGGCTGGCGTACGCGCTGGACTGCAAGAACATCCACCTGGTGAACGTGGAGTTCTACACCGGCGTGGGGACCACCCTGGAGATGCCGGTCATGCTGGCCCCGGTGCCGAACGCGATCGACTTCTCCGAGAAGAAGGTGCTGATCGCCGACGACGTCGCCGACACCGGCAAGACGCTGAAGCTGGTGCGCGACTTCTGCCTGGAGACCGTGGCCGAGGTGCGCAGCGCGGTGATCTACGAGAAGTCGCAGTCGCTGGTGAAGTGCGAGTACGTCTGGAAGCGCACGGACGACTGGATCAACTTCCCGTGGAGCGTCGAGCCGCCGGTGGTGCGGCGGGAGGGTCAGGTCCTCGACGCCTGA
- a CDS encoding (Fe-S)-binding protein, with protein sequence MQLAAIIVSLVLIAVGVALFGRAILQIYRSVRLGQPVPAGTRTDNPGRRTVTVVKEFLGHTRMNRWGVVGVAHWFVAVGFFSLLLTIVNAIGQLFQADWLIPIIGDWTPYNVFVEFIGLMTTLGIVTLIVIRQLSKPGKAGRKSRFTGSNFGQAYFVEAVILIVGICIVTLHALEGAQHHVEGYEASFFASYPLVAAFKGLSLGTLQFLTYLFALIKIATSFIWMITVALKTDMGVAWHRFLAFPNIWFKRESDGDVALGALQPMTSAGKPIDFEDPGEDDQFGVSQIEHFSWKGLLDFSTCTECGRCQSQCPAWNTGKPLSPKLMIMALRDHAHAKAPYLLAGGGKSMEGEEQATEEQLAGVPASALAEAERPLIGTLEENGVIDPDVLWSCTTCGACVEQCPVDIEHIDHIVDMRRYQVMIESSFPSEAGTMLKNLEKKGNPWGLAKKQRLAWTKEVDFEIPVVGKDVEDLTEVDYLYWVGCAGALEDRAKKTTKAFAELLHIAGVKFAIMGGDEACTGDSARRLGNEFLFQQLGQQNVEMLNMAFGEDGEDESTKKPKAKKKIVATCPHCFNTIANEYPQLGGEYEVIHHTQLLQHLIDEGKLIPVTPVEGLITYHDPCYLGRHNKVYTPPREIIAKVPGLRNEEMHRHKERGFCCGAGGARMWMEERIGKRINNERVDEALSLNPDIVSTACPFCLVMLTDSVNGKKNDGKAKESVQVVDVAQLLLDSVKTPADPADDEESEDAPEPEPVK encoded by the coding sequence GCTGGGGCGTCGTCGGCGTCGCGCACTGGTTCGTGGCGGTGGGCTTCTTCTCGCTGCTGCTGACGATCGTCAACGCCATCGGCCAGCTCTTCCAGGCCGACTGGCTGATCCCGATCATCGGCGACTGGACGCCGTACAACGTCTTCGTCGAGTTCATCGGTCTGATGACGACGCTGGGCATCGTGACCCTGATCGTCATCCGCCAGCTGAGCAAGCCCGGCAAGGCCGGCCGCAAGTCCCGCTTCACCGGCTCCAACTTCGGCCAGGCGTACTTCGTCGAGGCCGTCATCCTCATCGTCGGCATCTGCATCGTGACGCTGCACGCCCTGGAGGGCGCCCAGCACCACGTCGAGGGCTACGAGGCGTCGTTCTTCGCCTCGTACCCGCTGGTCGCGGCCTTCAAGGGGCTGAGCCTCGGCACCCTCCAGTTCCTGACCTACCTCTTCGCGCTGATCAAGATCGCGACGTCCTTCATCTGGATGATCACGGTCGCGCTGAAGACGGACATGGGCGTCGCCTGGCACCGCTTCCTGGCCTTCCCCAACATCTGGTTCAAGCGCGAGTCGGACGGCGACGTGGCGCTCGGCGCGCTGCAGCCGATGACCTCCGCGGGCAAGCCGATCGACTTCGAGGACCCGGGCGAGGACGACCAGTTCGGCGTCTCGCAGATCGAGCACTTCTCCTGGAAGGGCCTGCTCGACTTCTCCACCTGCACCGAGTGCGGCCGCTGTCAGTCGCAGTGCCCCGCCTGGAACACCGGCAAGCCGCTCTCCCCGAAGCTGATGATCATGGCGCTGCGCGACCACGCGCACGCCAAGGCCCCGTACCTGCTCGCCGGCGGCGGCAAGTCGATGGAGGGCGAGGAGCAGGCGACCGAGGAGCAGCTGGCGGGCGTCCCGGCGTCCGCGCTCGCCGAGGCCGAGCGCCCGCTGATCGGCACGCTGGAGGAGAACGGCGTCATCGACCCCGACGTCCTGTGGTCCTGCACCACCTGCGGCGCCTGCGTCGAGCAGTGCCCGGTCGACATCGAGCACATCGACCACATCGTCGACATGCGCCGCTACCAGGTCATGATCGAGTCCTCGTTCCCGTCCGAGGCGGGCACGATGCTCAAGAACCTGGAGAAGAAGGGCAACCCCTGGGGCCTGGCCAAGAAGCAGCGGCTCGCCTGGACCAAGGAGGTCGACTTCGAGATCCCGGTCGTCGGCAAGGACGTCGAGGACCTCACCGAGGTCGACTACCTCTACTGGGTCGGCTGCGCCGGCGCCCTGGAGGACCGCGCCAAGAAGACCACCAAGGCGTTCGCCGAGCTGCTGCACATCGCCGGCGTCAAGTTCGCGATCATGGGTGGCGACGAGGCGTGCACCGGTGACTCGGCCCGCCGGCTGGGCAACGAGTTCCTCTTCCAGCAGCTCGGCCAGCAGAACGTCGAGATGCTGAACATGGCCTTCGGCGAGGACGGCGAGGACGAGTCCACCAAGAAGCCCAAGGCCAAGAAGAAGATCGTCGCGACCTGCCCGCACTGCTTCAACACCATCGCGAACGAGTACCCGCAGCTGGGCGGCGAGTACGAGGTCATCCACCACACCCAGCTGCTGCAGCACCTGATCGACGAGGGCAAGCTGATCCCCGTCACCCCGGTCGAGGGTCTGATCACGTACCACGACCCCTGCTACCTGGGCCGCCACAACAAGGTCTACACGCCGCCGCGCGAGATCATCGCCAAGGTGCCGGGCCTGCGGAACGAGGAGATGCACCGCCACAAGGAGCGCGGCTTCTGCTGTGGCGCCGGCGGTGCCCGGATGTGGATGGAAGAGCGCATCGGCAAGCGCATCAACAACGAGCGCGTCGACGAGGCCCTCTCCCTCAACCCCGACATCGTCTCCACGGCCTGTCCCTTCTGCCTCGTCATGCTGACCGACTCGGTCAACGGCAAGAAGAACGACGGCAAGGCGAAGGAGTCCGTCCAGGTCGTCGACGTGGCCCAGCTGCTGCTGGACTCCGTCAAGACCCCCGCCGACCCGGCCGACGACGAGGAGTCCGAGGACGCCCCGGAACCCGAGCCGGTGAAGTGA
- a CDS encoding UbiX family flavin prenyltransferase, which translates to MTGATGAILGIRLLQELQQQPDVETHLVMSRWARATIELETDWTARDVTRLADVVHGPEDQAASISSGSFRTDGMVITPCSAKTLAAIRAGYGSDLISRAADVHLKEQRRLVLAVRETPLSTIHLENMLALSRMGVSLLPPMPAFYNRPASVDDIVDHLVARVMDQFGLDSQRAVRWEGPATARTRRDRPLAPLDSAAPDRAAG; encoded by the coding sequence ATGACGGGCGCCACCGGCGCGATCCTGGGCATCCGACTGCTCCAGGAGCTCCAGCAGCAGCCCGACGTGGAGACCCATCTGGTGATGAGTCGCTGGGCCCGCGCCACCATCGAGCTGGAGACCGACTGGACGGCGCGCGACGTGACCCGCCTCGCCGACGTCGTGCACGGGCCGGAGGACCAGGCGGCGTCGATCTCCAGTGGTTCGTTCCGTACCGACGGCATGGTCATCACGCCCTGCAGCGCGAAGACCCTCGCCGCGATCCGGGCCGGCTACGGCAGCGACCTGATCAGCCGCGCGGCGGACGTCCACCTCAAGGAACAGCGGAGGCTGGTCCTGGCGGTGCGGGAGACCCCGCTGTCGACCATCCACCTGGAGAACATGCTCGCCCTGTCCCGGATGGGCGTCAGCCTGCTCCCGCCCATGCCGGCCTTCTACAACCGGCCCGCGAGCGTCGACGACATCGTCGACCACCTCGTCGCGCGCGTCATGGACCAGTTCGGCCTGGACAGTCAGCGGGCGGTCCGCTGGGAGGGCCCCGCCACCGCCCGCACCCGCCGCGACCGTCCCCTCGCCCCTCTCGACAGCGCCGCCCCCGACCGGGCGGCCGGCTGA
- a CDS encoding YIP1 family protein — MGRGRDARPAQNGQQGQGQQAPYGQQGPYGQQPPPQHGQWQAPPNHGGAPQAPPHGRYGEPEYFGDGGYEPAQASYAPYGGDNNPGSTRQFSIGEGPDAYGQQPDQYGGGPGDGAYADGGTYRAGQSAAPPAGPRLHWKQLLSGIVLRPDATFWQMRDHTVWGPALVVTFVYGLLAVFGFDKAREDVLNATLSNSIPWVLITAVMFIIGSLILGTVTHTLARQLGGDGAWQPTIGLSMLIMNISDAPRLLFAMFLGGDSTLVQVLGWLTWLACGYLLTSMVSKSHDLPWPKALGASAIQLVALLGLLKLGTL, encoded by the coding sequence ATGGGTCGCGGACGGGATGCCCGCCCCGCGCAGAACGGACAGCAGGGCCAGGGGCAGCAGGCACCGTACGGACAGCAAGGGCCGTACGGGCAGCAGCCCCCGCCGCAGCACGGGCAGTGGCAGGCCCCGCCGAACCACGGCGGCGCGCCTCAGGCGCCACCGCACGGCCGGTACGGCGAGCCCGAGTACTTCGGCGACGGCGGCTACGAGCCCGCTCAGGCGTCGTACGCGCCGTACGGCGGCGACAACAACCCCGGCAGCACAAGGCAGTTCAGCATCGGCGAGGGTCCGGACGCCTACGGGCAGCAGCCCGACCAGTACGGCGGCGGCCCCGGTGACGGTGCGTACGCGGACGGCGGCACCTACCGCGCCGGCCAGTCCGCGGCCCCACCGGCCGGTCCCCGGCTGCACTGGAAGCAGCTGCTGTCCGGCATCGTGCTGCGCCCCGACGCCACGTTCTGGCAGATGCGGGACCACACGGTCTGGGGCCCGGCGCTCGTCGTCACCTTCGTCTACGGCCTGCTCGCGGTCTTCGGGTTCGACAAGGCCCGCGAGGATGTGCTGAACGCCACGCTCTCCAACAGCATCCCCTGGGTGCTGATCACCGCCGTGATGTTCATCATCGGCAGCCTGATCCTGGGCACGGTCACCCACACCCTGGCCCGCCAGCTCGGTGGTGACGGCGCCTGGCAGCCGACCATCGGCCTGTCCATGCTGATCATGAACATCTCGGACGCGCCCCGGCTGCTGTTCGCGATGTTCCTCGGCGGCGACTCCACCCTCGTCCAGGTGCTGGGCTGGCTGACCTGGCTGGCCTGCGGCTATCTGCTGACGTCCATGGTCAGCAAGTCGCACGACCTGCCGTGGCCCAAGGCCCTGGGCGCCTCCGCGATCCAGCTGGTCGCGCTGCTCGGCCTGCTCAAGCTCGGCACGCTGTAG
- a CDS encoding GNAT family N-acetyltransferase: MTTAQDTVTIRPARPTDAPAIAAVHQDSRRATMPYLPPQRRTHDEVTRWIREIVLPESHTLVAVRGPEVLGYATVQGDLLDQLYLRPDVRRTGIGTRLLTEVRRHRPAGLTLHVFQLNTEARAFYAHHGFRVVATDDGSGNMENLPELTLRWTPSPGAAVPPGSP, encoded by the coding sequence ATGACCACGGCTCAGGACACCGTCACGATCCGCCCGGCCCGCCCCACCGACGCCCCCGCGATCGCCGCCGTCCACCAGGACTCACGGCGGGCCACCATGCCCTATCTGCCGCCCCAGCGCCGCACCCACGACGAGGTCACCCGCTGGATCCGCGAGATCGTGCTGCCCGAGAGCCACACCCTCGTCGCGGTCCGTGGCCCCGAGGTCCTCGGCTACGCCACCGTCCAGGGCGATCTGCTCGACCAGCTTTACCTCCGCCCGGACGTCCGGCGCACCGGCATCGGCACCCGCCTCCTCACCGAGGTCCGGCGGCACCGCCCGGCCGGGCTCACCCTGCACGTCTTCCAACTCAACACCGAGGCCCGGGCGTTCTACGCCCACCACGGTTTCCGCGTCGTGGCCACCGACGACGGCAGCGGCAACATGGAGAACCTCCCGGAACTCACCCTGCGCTGGACGCCGTCCCCCGGGGCCGCGGTCCCTCCGGGATCCCCCTAG
- a CDS encoding MarR family transcriptional regulator yields the protein MKCARHTNPEAVIATPQTPQYLAGSPLHLLRRALQSYSAKWQEVVGDVTPPQYAVLLTVHECPGIDQSRLGDMTGIDLATLAPLVHRLELRGLLAREVDPANRRRKLLTLTGDGNATLDRIRPLGEAVDASVVGGLPETHRAVLLESLRWISGAGHRSD from the coding sequence ATCAAATGCGCACGCCACACGAACCCGGAGGCCGTCATCGCCACGCCGCAGACACCCCAGTACCTCGCGGGCTCCCCCCTGCACCTGCTGCGGCGCGCCCTGCAGAGCTACTCCGCGAAGTGGCAGGAGGTCGTCGGCGACGTCACCCCGCCCCAGTACGCCGTGCTGCTGACCGTCCACGAGTGCCCGGGCATCGATCAGTCCCGACTCGGTGACATGACCGGCATCGACCTGGCCACCCTGGCCCCCCTCGTGCACCGCCTGGAGCTGAGGGGCCTGCTCGCCCGCGAGGTCGACCCCGCGAACCGCCGCCGGAAACTCCTGACGCTCACCGGCGACGGCAACGCCACGCTCGACCGGATCCGTCCCCTCGGCGAAGCGGTCGACGCCTCCGTCGTCGGCGGCCTGCCGGAGACGCATCGCGCCGTACTGCTGGAGTCATTGCGGTGGATCAGCGGCGCCGGACACCGTTCGGACTGA
- a CDS encoding ricin-type beta-trefoil lectin domain protein encodes MARARRGWRARAGSAATAVALAAMIGTAAGGTGVATAATPAAPAGTGAAPRAATPLSPELEKIRAREAVALYGDAVERPLAERKTSLISLGDSEISGEGVGTYEAGTDGPTNWCHRSPDSAIHRTGIAADVTYNVACSGAYSGNIVLGGSKQYADELVQSDNLAIKARNTRLKMVLLVAGANDDLQFGPVMTDCVERWFLLQGTCETKYRPGWQARVDGLVPKIERTVGDLRTVMRDAGYADGDYRLVVMSYPSPIGPDVEDNPHYPGKLPGGCTGYTSDAAWGRNAAVPAFETGVRAAAREAGATYLDASRLFHGHEVCMEDTWARGLWVNLTNPFPPDANSVRQSFHPNARGHGAFAACLTQLYAAPGLREASCADPASTGRPTLYAGAWDDAYRPWRNAGTGSCLDAIGGASRNGTAVGGWDCNGQRNQDWWYDDGQRSVHVGLSQDRCLDVPGGRYEAGAALVLWNCSGAGNQQFVRAGGVIRPAAAPSLCLALGGAKEPLRLRACDGSAGQRFA; translated from the coding sequence ATGGCGCGTGCGAGACGTGGGTGGCGGGCGAGGGCGGGGAGCGCGGCCACGGCCGTCGCCCTGGCGGCGATGATCGGTACCGCGGCGGGCGGGACGGGCGTCGCCACCGCGGCCACCCCCGCCGCTCCGGCAGGCACCGGTGCCGCGCCCCGGGCCGCCACGCCCCTGTCCCCGGAACTGGAGAAGATCCGGGCGCGGGAGGCGGTGGCTCTCTACGGGGACGCGGTCGAGCGGCCCCTCGCGGAGCGGAAGACCTCGTTGATCTCGCTGGGTGACAGCGAGATCTCGGGCGAGGGCGTCGGGACGTACGAGGCGGGCACCGACGGGCCGACCAACTGGTGCCACCGGTCGCCGGACTCGGCGATCCACCGGACCGGGATCGCGGCGGACGTGACGTACAACGTCGCCTGCTCGGGGGCGTACAGCGGCAACATCGTCCTCGGGGGCAGCAAGCAGTACGCCGATGAGCTGGTGCAGAGCGACAACCTGGCGATCAAGGCCCGCAACACCCGGCTGAAGATGGTCCTGCTGGTCGCGGGCGCCAATGACGATCTCCAGTTCGGGCCGGTGATGACGGACTGCGTGGAGCGCTGGTTCCTGCTCCAGGGCACCTGCGAGACGAAGTACCGGCCGGGCTGGCAGGCGCGGGTCGACGGGCTGGTGCCCAAGATCGAGCGGACCGTCGGCGATCTGCGGACCGTGATGCGGGACGCGGGCTACGCGGACGGCGACTACCGGCTCGTGGTGATGTCGTACCCGAGCCCGATCGGGCCGGACGTGGAGGACAACCCGCACTACCCGGGGAAGCTGCCGGGCGGCTGCACCGGCTACACCTCCGATGCGGCGTGGGGGCGCAACGCCGCGGTGCCGGCGTTCGAGACGGGCGTGCGCGCGGCCGCGCGGGAGGCGGGAGCGACGTACCTCGACGCCTCGCGGCTGTTCCACGGGCACGAGGTGTGCATGGAGGACACCTGGGCCCGCGGGCTGTGGGTGAACCTCACCAACCCCTTCCCGCCGGACGCCAATTCGGTGCGGCAGTCGTTCCACCCCAACGCGCGCGGGCACGGCGCGTTCGCCGCGTGCCTGACCCAGCTGTACGCGGCGCCGGGGCTGCGGGAGGCGTCCTGCGCGGACCCCGCGAGCACCGGGCGGCCGACGCTGTACGCGGGGGCCTGGGACGACGCGTACCGGCCGTGGCGGAACGCCGGCACGGGCAGCTGCCTCGACGCGATCGGCGGCGCGAGCCGGAACGGCACGGCGGTCGGCGGCTGGGACTGCAACGGGCAGCGCAATCAGGACTGGTGGTACGACGACGGTCAGCGGTCGGTGCACGTGGGGCTGAGCCAGGACCGGTGCCTGGACGTGCCGGGCGGACGGTACGAGGCCGGCGCGGCGCTGGTGCTGTGGAACTGCTCGGGCGCGGGCAACCAGCAGTTCGTGCGGGCCGGCGGGGTGATCCGGCCGGCGGCCGCGCCGTCGCTGTGCCTGGCGCTCGGCGGGGCGAAGGAGCCGCTCAGGCTGCGGGCCTGCGACGGGTCGGCGGGCCAGCGGTTCGCGTAG
- a CDS encoding helix-turn-helix domain-containing protein, with protein MAPYCWSHCGGSAAPDTVRTERHLAEERRLRAAAGALRVVRNTVIHRVKRAEELLPRPPPLRAAHGSCASPWRSPAPCSADDTSGPAHPGPRGPQPKAPTLGTFTASSTPPSPRVPHPCPSGWSVTVIHGRHEKLG; from the coding sequence ATCGCGCCGTACTGCTGGAGTCATTGCGGTGGATCAGCGGCGCCGGACACCGTTCGGACTGAACGGCATCTCGCAGAGGAGCGCAGGCTGCGGGCCGCGGCCGGTGCCTTGCGAGTGGTCCGTAACACCGTCATCCACCGGGTCAAACGCGCCGAGGAACTCCTGCCCCGGCCACCACCATTACGGGCAGCACACGGGAGCTGCGCCTCCCCCTGGAGATCGCCCGCACCCTGCTCGGCTGACGACACCAGCGGCCCGGCGCACCCCGGACCACGGGGTCCGCAGCCCAAGGCGCCGACGCTCGGAACTTTCACGGCGTCCTCGACACCACCGTCCCCGCGCGTGCCCCATCCGTGCCCTTCAGGGTGGTCAGTGACGGTCATTCACGGTAGGCACGAGAAGCTCGGATAG
- a CDS encoding UbiD family decarboxylase: MARIKDLRTYLDALDALGDLRTVDRLVDPDLEVGAIIRRSYETVAPAPLFTNIKDSAPGFRLLGAPGALSSAPGRPLARIALSLGLDSTASAREIVDALAEARTREPLQPVLVDSAPCKQNILLGEDASLARFPTPLLHEGDGGPYVNTWGTIVARTPDGSFTNWSIARIMMVDDTHMTGLVMHPQHIAQVWQQWADRGEPMPFALVQGGEPALPFISGMPLPDGVEEAGYLGALLGEPLELVQCETVDLQVPASAEIVIEGHLSVERTGVEGPMGEFAGYCPSETSMQPVYTIEAITHRDDPIWPTVVEGEPVDEYHTATGLTLAAEALTALRAANLPVTSAWEPFDGASHVLVVSVAADWRDKLPGLSTGDFAQRITDVIAAQRFEYVVPRIFVLDDDVDASDTGELMWALATRVHPTGRRIVREGKMLPLLSGYTPEERHAGRGPKVTYDALLPSDEEGRDPRSSFRFTFPQEVQQRVLEHWND; this comes from the coding sequence ATGGCCCGTATCAAGGACCTGCGCACCTACCTCGACGCCCTCGACGCCCTCGGCGACCTGCGCACCGTCGACCGGCTCGTCGATCCCGACCTGGAGGTCGGCGCGATCATCCGCCGCTCCTACGAGACCGTCGCCCCCGCGCCCCTGTTCACGAACATCAAGGACTCAGCGCCCGGTTTCCGGCTGCTGGGCGCTCCCGGCGCCCTGAGCTCCGCTCCCGGCCGTCCGCTGGCCCGTATCGCGCTCTCCCTCGGGCTCGACTCCACCGCGAGCGCCCGCGAGATCGTCGACGCCCTCGCCGAGGCCCGCACCCGTGAGCCGCTCCAGCCCGTGCTGGTCGACAGCGCACCGTGCAAGCAGAACATCCTGCTCGGTGAGGACGCCTCGCTGGCCCGGTTCCCGACCCCGCTGCTGCACGAAGGCGACGGCGGCCCCTACGTCAACACCTGGGGCACCATCGTCGCCCGCACCCCGGACGGATCGTTCACCAACTGGTCCATCGCCCGGATCATGATGGTCGACGACACCCACATGACCGGCCTGGTGATGCACCCCCAGCACATCGCCCAGGTGTGGCAGCAGTGGGCCGACCGCGGCGAGCCGATGCCGTTCGCCCTGGTCCAGGGCGGCGAACCGGCCCTGCCGTTCATCTCCGGCATGCCCCTGCCGGACGGCGTGGAGGAAGCCGGCTACCTCGGCGCCCTGCTCGGCGAGCCCCTGGAACTGGTCCAGTGCGAGACCGTCGACCTCCAGGTGCCGGCGAGCGCCGAGATCGTCATCGAGGGGCACCTGTCCGTCGAACGCACCGGCGTCGAGGGCCCGATGGGCGAGTTCGCCGGCTACTGCCCGAGCGAGACCTCGATGCAGCCCGTCTACACCATCGAGGCCATCACCCACCGCGACGACCCCATCTGGCCGACCGTGGTCGAAGGCGAACCCGTCGACGAGTACCACACGGCCACCGGCCTCACCCTGGCCGCCGAAGCCCTGACCGCCCTGCGTGCGGCGAACCTGCCCGTCACCTCCGCCTGGGAACCCTTCGACGGCGCCTCGCACGTTCTGGTGGTCAGCGTCGCCGCCGACTGGCGCGACAAGCTCCCCGGCCTCTCCACGGGCGACTTCGCCCAGCGGATCACCGATGTCATCGCCGCCCAGCGCTTCGAATACGTGGTGCCCCGCATCTTCGTCCTCGACGACGACGTGGACGCCTCCGACACCGGTGAACTGATGTGGGCGCTCGCCACCCGGGTGCACCCCACCGGCCGGCGGATCGTGCGCGAGGGCAAGATGCTGCCCCTGCTCTCCGGGTACACGCCGGAAGAGCGGCACGCCGGGAGGGGGCCGAAGGTCACCTACGACGCCCTGCTCCCCTCCGACGAAGAGGGCCGTGACCCCCGGAGCTCCTTCCGCTTCACCTTCCCGCAGGAAGTCCAGCAGCGGGTGCTGGAGCACTGGAACGACTGA